One window of the Bacteroidota bacterium genome contains the following:
- a CDS encoding DUF4249 domain-containing protein translates to MKSLIIAIVALVILSSCEKVVELDLNSADPKLVVEGLINNEAGPYVVNLTYTTNFFNPDKIPAVMGASVIVSDDAGQVDTFTEIEDGVYMSGHLQGIEGRTYFLNVIVDGTTYSAESYLPFERPIDSVLSEKIKFPGTPAHAPKFYLISTYFTDTVNVVNHYRFRTYLNGVVIDDISLLNDELNDGESMSLQQFTADFKKNDTISIELCSIDEKVYTYYSTLADVMNTNPMSTSAPANPISNISNGALGYFGALSSSKMSIVLK, encoded by the coding sequence ATGAAATCTTTAATCATAGCCATAGTTGCACTTGTTATACTTTCTTCCTGTGAAAAAGTAGTTGAACTGGATTTGAATAGTGCAGATCCAAAATTAGTTGTTGAAGGATTAATTAATAATGAAGCAGGTCCTTATGTTGTAAACTTAACGTATACAACTAATTTTTTCAATCCTGATAAAATACCAGCTGTTATGGGTGCTTCAGTTATTGTTTCAGATGATGCCGGACAAGTTGATACTTTTACAGAAATTGAGGATGGCGTTTACATGTCGGGTCATTTACAAGGAATTGAGGGAAGAACCTATTTCTTAAATGTAATAGTTGATGGTACAACATATTCGGCTGAGAGCTATTTACCATTTGAAAGACCAATAGATTCCGTTCTGTCAGAGAAAATTAAATTTCCGGGAACTCCGGCACACGCACCAAAGTTTTATCTTATTTCAACCTATTTTACAGATACGGTAAATGTAGTTAACCATTATAGGTTTAGAACATATTTGAATGGAGTTGTTATTGATGATATAAGCTTGCTGAATGATGAGCTTAATGATGGAGAATCGATGAGCCTTCAACAATTTACTGCAGATTTTAAGAAAAACGATACCATAAGCATTGAACTATGTAGCATAGACGAAAAAGTATATACTTATTATTCAACTCTGGCGGATGTGATGAATACAAACCCAATGAGTACATCGGCACCTGCAAATCCCATTAGTAATATTTCGAATGGAGCTTTGGGTTATTTTGGCGCTTTATCGAGTAGCAAAATGAGTATCGTTTTGAAATAA
- a CDS encoding nucleoside 2-deoxyribosyltransferase, translated as MKIYFAASIRGGREDAKLYLQLIEYLKSFGEVLTEHIGDASLNSFGEDGSSDEFIHDRDMNWLLSADILIAEVSTPSLGVGYEIGRAIENGKKIFCLFRKQEGKRVSAMIAGSNDLICKEYTDLESAKSIINKFLSDNLNNN; from the coding sequence CTGAAAATATACTTTGCTGCCTCCATCCGTGGTGGACGAGAAGATGCCAAACTATACCTTCAGCTTATTGAATACCTTAAAAGCTTTGGAGAAGTGCTTACCGAACACATTGGCGATGCTTCATTAAATTCCTTTGGTGAAGATGGAAGTTCTGATGAGTTCATTCATGATCGAGATATGAACTGGCTATTAAGTGCTGATATCCTTATTGCAGAAGTAAGTACTCCCAGTTTAGGTGTTGGTTATGAAATCGGACGAGCCATTGAAAATGGAAAAAAGATATTTTGTTTGTTTCGAAAACAAGAAGGTAAAAGAGTATCTGCCATGATAGCCGGATCAAATGATTTGATTTGCAAAGAATACACAGACTTAGAATCAGCCAAGTCAATCATCAACAAATTTCTCTCTGACAATCTGAACAATAATTAA